The following DNA comes from Grus americana isolate bGruAme1 chromosome 13, bGruAme1.mat, whole genome shotgun sequence.
TGTGCTGCTCGAGGCTAAAAATGTATAATGTAGGGATAGCATTGCAGATGCTGCAGGGAAATGTTTAAATCCAAAGCTAAAATCTGCTTCCTATTAggtctccaaaaaaaaaaaaaaaaaatccatagaaacatttctgtttagATTTGTTTTCTGACATCACCTAAGCTCCCTGCCAAAAtgcctgaatatttttttttgtgtttcagataTTATTGTTTGTTTAGGTTATTTTTCGCACACCTATGCAggaatgctttgaaaatgttttttttttctttagaagataTGTTTCAAACAAATACTTCAAAGCAGTGACATAAGGGTTTGCTTAAACTCACACCACGTTACACTCGCTGTCATTTATCACTCTTCAGAGGGCTCTCCAGCATCACTGGAAAGGCTCCTGGGGACttaaccatttttcttttcttttttcttttctcttttcttttcttttcttttcgtTTCTTTCTCTTGTCTCATGACAAACAGATTATCTGGTGGAGCAGCAGGGTGAAGGGCTGGAGGAGAGCCGTGTATCAGCTTCCACGTTACAGGAGATGGATCAGGCTGCTGCTTCTAGTTATTGCATGGCAAGAAATCAAACACCCACATACAAAACGGATGGATTCCTTTATAACCTCCTGGGCATCAAGTAAACGGTGGCTGATGTGGCTTTATAAGGCTCCCAAGAACTGATGCAATGCAACCATACACGTGTTACGCCAGCTATGCCATAAGTGCCTTTTCCAGGAGTTTGGATTCACTGTATAGCAAGAACAAGATTACTGTAGGGTAACAAGGATCCAGTAATATCATAGGATGGATACCTGGAGTGCTGAAGGACCAGAACAACCTTTTCTACAAGCTGAATGTGATTATCAGGTATTTTTGGTCTGTCCTAGCCCCCAGGCAAACTGACAGCGGTCCAAACCTTCATCCCCATTGGTCTGGCACACTTCGATGGCCAGTATAAATGGTTACAGGTGCTatgttagaatcatagaatctttaaggttggaaaagacctctaaggtcatcaagtccaaccatcgacccaacaccaccatgtctactaaaccatgtcccgaagtgccacgtctacacgttttttgaacacctccagggatggtgactccaccacctctctgggcagcctgttccaatgcctcaccactcttttggtgaagtCATTTCTCCTattatccaatctaaacctcccctgacgcaacttgagaccatttcctctcgtccttTCACTagctacttgggagaagagaccaacccccacctgactacagcctcctttgaggtagttgtagagagtgatcaggtctcccctcagcctcctcttctctaggctaaccaaccccagttccctcctTATCTGAGCTAACCTCACAGGTTTGCTGGCTGAGGAGATTTGAGCGTCTCCTCTGTCCTACCCCAGAGCAGAGGCCGCACGGCTCTGTGCCCTGAGTGCTGCAGGGTCAGGAAGGTGGCCCTGAACTGCAGGATGGGCTTCAGCCACTCCTACAGCCCTGAGCTTTAAAGACTTTGGGTGACAAAGAGTGTTCCACCACCCATCACAGGCTGCTCCGGAGAGTTTTTTGCTGAGTATAACCTCCCACAGCCCCTCTTTGTCTCTCAGAACAGCCCTGCCTGTTAGAAGGATGCTCAGTACAGCAGTACTTGTAAGCTCAACCTTCTCCCTGTGTTTCCTTCAGATGAgttgtttaggaaaaaaaatcactgtctgAGTTCCCAGGTGGAATTTCTAAGACTGGAAGTGAAACAACTTACCAGACTTCAGGAGACCAGGGCTCCTGGAGGTATGGGCTGGTCACAGGTAGGGTACACAGCTTGCCTGTCGTGGCAGGAGGTTGGTACCCGTGTCCCAGTAGAACTCCTCCAGCCCAGGTCATCTATGCTTCTTGTTATACCCCTGCACAGGCAGCAAGGGGATGAATTCGGGGCTTTGACACACGAGCGAGCTATTTTGGTGATCATTAACACACGTCGTAGGCTGCAGGAGGCTGGAACTGGTTACGGACTTTCAAGCCAAGATATGAAAATGCCAGTTCGGTGAGCGGAAAGTCAGGAATATTCTGGGTATgatgaaactgctttttttagaaaaaagtatCTCAGGTCAAACCGAGAGAGAGGAGGCTTGCCTTTTGCAATCATAGCACTCCGCTGATGTGCTTTCAGCTGTCTTAGCACATGCTCTCAATCTCTTTGAATGGTTTCTATCAGTTATTAACCACTGTAAGCCAGCTATGCGTGAAATCTTACAGTGAATCGTAGCTGTAGTCATCCTGAAATACAGAGCTCTAAGCTGCAGACTTAGAGCTGTAAGTACAAACATTTTATGATGTGATTttgaataaatagaaaaatctttatAACAGGTTCACTctctatttaaatttttttctctgcaacaaTCTTGCTCAGATCTTTACTGTCCACAAAccatcctgctgcagcagtTGACTAAAGAGAGCAGCTGTGGTGTTCACAACCCCCCTCTTCCAGCTGAGAAAGGCACCAGCCATGAGACATCACCCCCCCGGCTAGGAAGAACTGCACCGGTACCATCGGCACACGGCTCTGGTCAGTGCTGCAGTTCAGCGCAATCGTGCGATTGTGCTCtgtacaggggaaaaaacccagacattAAATACGGATTGTGTTCGGTTTGGCTTGTATGCAATCTCATGCTGTATTTAAAGCCAGTGAAGCTAatccttgattttcttttttatttctcagcatCTTCCTGCTTCTATCTTCCCCCGTGTCTTATACTTCTGCCGCAGTTATTATATTAACAAAAAGCAGGGATGACGCCTGTGTAATCACTTTTTATCTGAAACCATGCCAGGCTGGCAAGACGGTAATTTAGTTAATTGAATTCCCTCTAAAATGGTACTGAATCAATATTCCAGCACAGTGCAGGCAATGAAATATTGCATGTAACATCCGTGGTCAAACCGATAGCGCGGGGTGCTGACTGCGAGGATTTGCCATTTTAGTCCCAGGTTTAGATGTACACCTCTGAGAAAGCGCCTGACCCACCGGGATACAAGGTGCTCTCTGAATCTTGTCTGAACACGATTTACAGCCTAGTCTGTGGATTTTGGAAAGCGTTGTCCATCAGACTAacagtgaaatggaaaagtaCTGAGGAAGGCAGCGCAGGTACGGCTCAGCGGGGAAGCTGTTTTGCCTGGCCCGAGACCAAGGATCTGCCCTGTACCAGCGCAGCGTACTCCGTGGAgggatgcatttttttttggaACAGCTACATCTATGAGCTCCTCCTGGTGCTCCTGCACAGGGACAGAAAGGGTAAGACCTTGCTGGGCTCATTGGCATCCTCTGTCTCGCTCTTCTAGGAATGAATCTATGTCCTCATCAGCATCTCTGGTCAAACCAATCATCCCAGAGAAAAGTGACCTCTCAGAGGAGCCAGATCCCTTGTCCCAGGCACACAACTTGCTGTCAAAGTGTGAAGCACATCAGACACGACCTCGGATGATTTTAGAAACTCTCTAGGGAAGTGACCTTGGGGGCAGAGAACACATTTTACGGCTAAATTCATCATAACCGCTCAGCTGAGCCTTCTGGGCTGCACACCTGGGACATCAGCCTGTAGGAGGGTCTGGGTTTGTCCAAACGGGTGGAGCAGGTGAGTGTGTGCGGTGGCAGGGGTGGGGGCGAGGTCTGGCGTGCCCCTCCActgcgggagcggggccggagAGCGGCCAGGGGGGAAGAAACaaatgggaaggagaaaaaaaaaaaaaagcttcacgTCTGGGGCTTGGATCAATGCAAACAACATAAATACTGGCTGAGACACCTTCCGCCCGCTGGCTCCTCCACCGTGAGGGAATTACACGCTGGCTGCAAGATGTCTTTCTTGGGCTGGTGCGGAGCCAACCTCAGAGCGAACGCTCGGCCAGAGCAAATTCATTAGCGCAGGGGAAATGGCTGCAAGCCCTTTTGTTTGGGCTCTGTCACTTTTCATCACAGAAAGTCGTTCTGCAACTAATATTTTAAGGTCTCTGCTGTCTCAGCAGCCTGTGGCACCGCTTCAAGCTTTGCTGGGAAAACAGCCGGAGCTGCTGGTTCCGTGGAAGTTCCTTCAGGTTATGGTCTTCTTGAGGGCTCAGCACCCCAGCTTGGCCTCTCCTCATCCATCTTGTGCGCCAGTGCCAGCCATCATGGGGACCTCCGCTTTCCTGTCCACGTCAGTCATGAAGACTGATGTTTAAAGGCCATATTCCTTGCACTTACCTCCCCGTGAGGCCACAGCTCCACCTGGCTTCAGCCATGCACAGAGGCTGTGCGGTGCATCTGTAAAGCAGGTCATAGCCACGGTACTTCGGATGCTTTTTCTAAAGGGCCTTCACACCCTCCTGCATGGATGAACGGGGCGAGCCTTGTACACACGTACACAGCTCCCCAGGAGATCACTGCACTGGCATGTagaaagttttccattttttctgaagACCCAAACCAATGTCTTCTGGTTCCCAGGAAGCTGTTTCCATCACTCCAGGGGAAGACTGACTTCTTCTCAGGTTGATCTCAGGCACTTCGCAGCCGTTAGACCCTGTTGGGTCTTTGCCAGCACTATTTCTCCTGGGGCTGGTTCGGCAGGACCCAGATACCAGCCTAGGCGATACCAACCAGCCCGGCCAGGGTGCTCTGGCCATTGCTACCCCCACCAcccagccccgtccccacgTAGGGAACAGCACATGCTGGAGATGCCTCCTTGGGAACAAGGAGAAGGTCAGAAAGGAAAGTCCCGTGTAAGCTGAGCAGCGGCAGCTCAGCTCCCTTTGCTTCTAGATGAACTTACGGAGGTAACTCCAAGCGAGGACCCATCTGCCCTCCTTGCTGGCTCACAAACCGTGGGCGTTCAGCAGCTGCTAGGAGGACAGCTGAGCTGCTGAGGTCCCCAGCCTCAGAGGCAGAGGTGGGGTGAGCAGCTGGGGGAGGAATGACTGCTGCTCCCAAATGCTGTGCTCCATGGCTGGACACGGGGATGCCAgcgctgctgctcttgcacacATGAGCTTAAAACCAGGGAGAAATCCCCTCCCTGGGCTTGATTTCCCAGTATCAAAACCACGtcagcacccacagctcccCTTCAGAGCTGTCCTGACACAGGTACCCCCCCCACTCCACCACCAGGTCCTGACCAGTGCCACGCACAGGCAGAAGATGAGGCCCACGGGACCTGGCCCGCTCACCTCTTCACAACACGTTCTTCCTTCGCAAAGCCTCCAAGCCTGCACAAGGACGGGGCTGTGGGTGGCACCTCCATGGCCCACGAGGGCAGCCTTGCCCTGGGAATTTTGCACCTCGTTTTTGCAGCCAGGCAATGGAGTCAGCAAAGGGTTAAATCctacccaccccacccccagcctcccctccccagcagcattTTTTCAAAGGAGGAACAATGGATCTTAAGAAAGAACATTTAGGGGGTACGGACAGCCACGAACTCCCTCTGACCTGCTCAAAGGAGGGCTAATatccccccccgccctcacCCCCAGCCCACCACTGGTAGACACTTACTGGTGGACCTTCACTGAGGGTGAGGCTGAAACCAGCCCAGAAGATGAcaacctcttccttctcctgtgttttaaaaagcaggtgAAGGTGAACCTGCTCGCAGACGGTGCAGGGCTGTGCAACGGCAGGGAGCAAGCCCACCCACGCCACATGCGTGCCCCCAGCACATCCCTCACGGCGTGGGCAGTGCCAGAGCCACGGCTGAGGCACCTGCGAAATAATCCCAGTGGGTTATTTAGGGAGCCCGGCTCTGAACAGATGACCGCAGAGGTGGGTATCTAGCTGGAAAGCCTGGCACTGCCACccaggcagcactgcagcaggcTCTGCCCGACCTGCACCCAGCCTTGTgcacccacagcagcagccaccccaTCCTGGAGCCGCCATCCGGTTCCCAGGGATCGTTACCAGGAGCTCGTGTGTTTGGTTGCAAACAGAGCAGGAGCGGGAGCCAGGCGCTTGTGTTTGTGTGCCTGCAGTTGCTCAGGCAACTCAGGGCCAGCCAGGAGCTGCCAAAAATGCCGGCGGCCAGGGCCGAGCCCACGGCACGGCTGCCCTGGGGCGGCACGGCCAGTCGAGCCTCCCACCGCCCAGGTGAGCGAGCGGGGAAAGGGGCTCTCACTGCTCGGTCCCGCCGAACACAACCAGACGAGGGACGTCAGTGCGGACGGGGTTTTATTGCAGAGCCGGGTTACAGCGCGGATCTGCAGCATCCTTTGGTTTGGGCTTCACGAAGGCAGCGAGAAGCCACGGGGTTTCAGGTCAGAGACTTTTGCCAACGGCCAGGCAACACCAAGGTCTCCCGGGGCCAGGCTGGGCGCATCCCGGCAGCACCGGCACTAACGGCACCGCAGGGTCGGAGCCTCCTGGGGTGCCGGGCAAGTGGCAAAGCCGGGCAGCCCCGTGGTGAGGGCACCGCACAGGCAGGCACCggtggggaaggaagaaggcGGCGGTGGTGTGAACGGTGTGGGGTTAAGGCAGGTCCCCGGAAGGGCTGCAGGGAAGACAGGCTGGGACTGGCAGGGAGGGTGCCCCAAAAGCCGGGGCTGAGGTAGGGAAGGTCTGGGTGCCAGCGGGGCAGGGGAGCCCTGAGGAGCAGTGCTGTTAGTACGGCGGGTGCTGCTGGCGGCAAGGGGCTGGGGGTGACAGCACGGGACGGGGgacaggagaggctggggggtcACGGCACAGGGGGGGAACAGAGCGAGCGCTGGGGCGGAACACGCAGCCCGGTGACTTCCCAATCACATCAGCGCTGGGTGGCCGACATCCCGCCAGCCTCGGGCTGGCCCCAGCGCAGCCTCCCGGGCCCCACGTCACACAGGGCATGTCCCAAGGCTGACGTGAGCGCCGGCCCCACGGCCGATGCGCAGGGACCGGGGCGGTGGGCGCCACGGGCACCCGTCCCTACTTTTTCACTTTGGCGTCATAGGTGCCTGCGTTCTTGTAGGCACTGACGTAGCCGCTGGTGTCCACGATGTTCTCCCGCCCGCTcttgcccttgcccttgccGCTCTCATCGAAGCGTTCCTTGTGGGAGCCCGTGTACTTGGAGGTGTCTGTCAGCCTCTCCACAGCCCCCACTGTCTTGGCTTTCTGTGATGGGGAGACGGGACATGGGAGTCAAGAACATGCCCCATCGCCTTCATCCCTTGCCCCATGCAAGCTCCTGACACGCACCGAGGACCCGTGCAATCCCCAGCCCTCGGAAAGCATTTgcgctgcaggcagagctccgTCCTCCCCTCCCGaccatccctcctgctcccagcgGCCGAGGGGCTCTGCACTCACTGTGACGCCCACGTTAATGGGCTCCTTCCCTGCCACCAGCTGGCAGATGGCTTCGTACGCCTCCTCTTTGCTCTTGTCCTTAAATCTCTTGGGGGCCAGCTCCTCCAGCGCCTTCTTGAACTCCTCGTAGTTGATGACGCGGGCTGTCTTCCCTCTGCAAGCACAAAACCCAGGCTGCTGTAAGCACGTCTTCAGGTTGCGCCTCCAAatggggctgcagagggatgAGCTCCATCGGGGAGACCCCGGCTTTCTCCTCCACCAGCCTCGGGCCCCTTGCCCTCTCCAAAACGCGGTGATGACCATG
Coding sequences within:
- the TPPP3 gene encoding tubulin polymerization-promoting protein family member 3 — translated: MAGSTEMASLEESFRKFAIYGDTKATGQEMNGKNWAKLCKDCKVTDGKSVTSTDVDIVFSKVKGKTARVINYEEFKKALEELAPKRFKDKSKEEAYEAICQLVAGKEPINVGVTKAKTVGAVERLTDTSKYTGSHKERFDESGKGKGKSGRENIVDTSGYVSAYKNAGTYDAKVKK